Part of the Triticum urartu cultivar G1812 chromosome 2, Tu2.1, whole genome shotgun sequence genome, CTTTAAATTATTAAAGCAAAGAACGGCCAGAGTACCAAATTGTTGAAGTTTTACAGAACAAAACGGAAAAGCTGGCCATTGACACACTTGGGAAAGCTTATCATTGTTATAGATGGTCCTTCCCAGTTCTCTACGTGTGTTGTTATCTTGCTGGGCAGCAGGGCAGGGATGAAACAAGAAAACAACATATTGCTTCATGTTTGATTTTATTCGACTCGCTATTTGCTTCATGTCTTAACCTCCTTTGAGCATCTGTTGCTTCCATTTTGTGCAGCTGCTGATGTAAAGGaatgcagttctaagcaaagcgaTATGATCATCATATCAAGTGGGCATCGATGCCATTATGTAGTTTCTCTTGTCAGGGTATACCACGTGTGGATTATAATTATCTCTGATTCGAATTGTATGCACACAAAGCTTCACATGTTATTACTGGTATATACAAAGACTGTACTCTATGGTGGCCTATTTCTGATGCTGCATGATTTTCTAGGCACATTAAGCCTTCTTTGTGATTCCCTTACAATCACCTCGGAACATGCTTGTTGCTAATGAAAATATGTATTTTGACATTAGGTATTTGAAATTCAATTAGTGGAGCAACGAGAATCTTGCAATAAGGCTTAAGCTCCTACTTTACGTGGCCTCCAAAATTTGGTACACGCTAAATCTGAAAATGGATTAGTACAGTTTCTGGAAAAGAAAATGAATTAGCGTGCCCCGCAAAAAAAAGGATTAGTGTGGGATGTGCTCCTATTTTACTTTGGGCCGAGATTTCTTACCTTGCTCTCATCAAATTTCTTACGGCCGCACGCGGGCTGACTCCATGCCTGCGCTATTTTCACTTACGGTGAGGTTCAGAATCATACGGCGGTGGTTGGAATCTTACAGCTGTGATTCCAAAAGAAAAAATGGAAATCTTACGGCGGTAGTTGGAATTCCTACGTAGCTTTCTAATGTAATCTTACGCCATTGGTTGCAAACTTGGTTCATGAGGGGTGTGCACGACGCACCAGATGGCTGGGGTGAGGAATAATATTcttcacccagggtgacgaatagcgcgaccctatatatatatatatataattggatgtaaGTTAGTATGAACTATTATTGTTAATATAACCtagaggtaaaaggttgggaggcaaaactataagcccatatctttctctgtgtccgattaaaactctgtaaccataagtattgcgtgagtgttatcaattgtgaaagactacatgatagttgagtatgtgggcttgctgaaaagctctgacatagactctttttgatgatatgataaattgcaattgcttcaatgactgagattataatttgttagttctcaataaagtttctgattcatactttgcattgtgaatagattattacttgagcataagagatcatatgacattatccatatatgttgctgttttaagaatgatcatgatgccctcatgtccgtattttattttatcgacacctctacctctaaacatgtggacatatttatcgttatcggcttccgcttgaggacaagcgaggtctaagcttgggggagttgatacgtccattttgcatcatgcttttatatcgatatttattgcattatgggctgttattacacattatgtcacaatatttatgcctattctctcttattttacaaggtttacataaggagcgagaatgccggcagctggaattctgggctggaaaaggagcaaatattagagacatattctgcacaactccaaaagtcctgaaactccacggaagttatttttggaaataataaaaaatattgagcgaagaaaataccagagggggcccacatcctggccacgagggtgggggcgcgccctaccccctgggcgcgacccccagcctcgtgggccctcttttggccctccggtgcccatcttctgctatatgaagtctttcgtccgagaaaaaattaTAGGCAAGCTTTCGGggcgagactccgccgccacgaggcggaaccttggcggaaccaatctagtgctctggtggagctgttttgccggggacacttccctccgggagggggaaatcatcgccatcgtcatcaccaatgctcctctcatcgggaggggcccaatctccatcaacatcttcaccagcacatctcctctcaaactctagttcatctcttgtctccaattcttgtctctatgtctgggattggtacctgtaggttgctagtagtgttgattactccttgtagttgatgctagacggtttatttggtggaagatcatatgtttagatcctatatgcatattaatacccctctgattatgaacatgaatatgctttgtgagtagttacgtttgtttctcaggacatgggagaagtcttgctattagtagtcatgtgaatttggtattcgttcgatattttgatgagatgtatgttgtctctcctctagtggtgttatgtgaacgtcgactacatgacacttcaccattatttgggcctagaggaaggcattgcgaattaataagtagatgatgggttgctagagtgacagaagcttaaaccctagtttatgcgttgcttcgtaaggggctgatttggatccatatgtttcatgctatgattaggtttaccttaatacttcttttgtagttgcggatgcttgcaataggagttaatcataagtgggatgcttgtccaattaaggacagtacccaagcaccagtccacccacatatcgaattatcaaagtactgaacgcgaatcatatgaacgtgatgaaaactagcttgacgataattcacatgtgtcctcgggagcgctttcttctatataagagtttgtccaggcttgtcctttgctacaaaaaggattgcgccaccttgctgcactttatttacttttgttacttgttgctcgttacaaattatcttatcaaaaaactatctgttacctataatttcagtgcttgcagagaataccttgctgaaaaccacttatcattttcttctgctcctcgttgggttcgacactcttacttatcaaaaggactatgatagatcccctacacttgtgggtcatcacggtGTTTGAGGGTCGTGGCCCCACCACAATGATCAGAAGCGGTCGTATGCCACCATGTGCAGCTCTCACATGATCCCTCCATCAACGTCTGTGTCACTGCGATAAATGGAGGCCATCTCCTCCATCTGGTTCATCGCATCCCACGGAGGGCATCATCATCCCCATGACTCCCTCACCTCGGCACGACCCCCAAAACAACAAGGGAGGGGGTGTGATTAGTTGGAGTGGAAGGCGTGCTCCCTCAAAATTCTATGTAGTCACTACTGCCCTCGCTAGGGTGGGAGCAGCTAGAGAGTGTGCCTCTTCCTGGTGCGGTGAATTTTTATATGCATCTGTGGTCATGGTTGAAGATGTCCTCGCCACGGTCCTCTCGGGAGATGAATTCAAGGAGCCAAATCGGCCCTGGGCGACAACATGGTGAATGCATGTAGTCCTGGAGCATGATGATGCCAACATGGTGGATGAGTCAGGAAGGGTGAGATCACAAATCAGGAATTTCCGAATCAAGGGGTTTTAATGATGTCTTCCACACCTCCTTAATGGGATTGTTTCTACGCTGGTTGTTGTCGTGTTCATAGGCTATGTAGTGTTGCATCAAGTGCACTTGTTGTTTCCTTTATTTTGGGGTTAACATGAGTGGGCTTTTAGTCGATATAAAAAATATTACTAGAAAGCCTTATTAAAGGGTCATTTATGGTTGCATGAAATGTGGAAAGTTTAATCTCACGTAGAGGGTGGATGGGAGTTGACACCAACATATAAGGGATTATCTCCTATTAGAATATGAGAGGATGGTACAACAACGCGTGCTCTAATTCACTTGACTCACCGATCAGACTGATTTGTAGGTCTGTTACAAATCTAATTGTGATTATTCATCCTCGTCCTATCCGAGTGGTTAAGGAGGAGCAGAGGCAACACTGTATGATGCTCTCGGCTTGAGAGTAGGCTTTTGAAACCACGCCTCATCCGTATATGCACCGGTGATGAGAGATAAAAAAATTGGGAGCGTCTCGGTCCTACTACTCGACTACTTCCCCTATGACACAATGACTTTAATACTACAAAGCTGATCTGAACTGACCCCTCATCACTAACAGGCCATGGGAGGCACATTAGTGATGAAGCCTTGGAGGCTTTGCTGGGCAGATATCACTAACATGACATTTTAGAGGTTGGTTAGTGATGATTGTTTCGCGCCAAACCCCGATGCCCGGTTGTTATCTATGTTTGTCCCATCCATGATATCGTGTAAAGATTGATTGGCTAGTCCTGCCGGTGGGGCATTGGTAAGGTTGATGCGGCCCTTTATAACCAAATCCTTCCCGCCCCAATCACCCACTCCAAACCCTATAGATGTCCTTGCTGAGCCCGATTCCAACTAGTCTAAATCAACCTCGACACCTTGACGCGACTTCTCTCCTTCCCATGATCCTCCATCTACCCCCCTTGGATCCATCCTGAAGCGTCTACGTCGATCCATCTTGACGACTTTGCAGACGCCCTCCTACCATGTGCCATGTCATCGACAACGCCATTGCGGCCCAACCGTTGCCATCCCAACCCGGTCATGGTCGTAGTGTTCTACTATCGGGTAAACCACGCCATTGAGTGTGGTCGTAATCCTGGCATTACCGTGAACATCTTTCGACATGGCAGGGACCTCGGTGGTGAGCTCCTTTACGTCATATAGGTCATATATCTCTTATAATCTTGTTCCAAGGAGTTTTCTATATTACTATGTTTGGATTTTGCTATATTTCGATATAATAAATTTGATATTATTGAGTGATATGTGTTAGGAGTTTGCTATATTACTATGTTTGGATTATACTATATTGCTACATCATAAATTTGATCTAATTAAGTGCTATGTGCTAGGAGTTTGCTATATTACTGTGTTTGGAATCTAGGATTCCTGTTGTACCAACATCTACACGAACTTTTGACCAAATTTGCACTAAAAAGTTAGACAATGacaatatgcaaagtaaaaagtaacgGAAGCACTATTTCATTCTTATCTTTCATATATATGGTCgtgctattcgtcaccctgggtgaggaatagttattcttcaccccccttGATTTTGACATCAATGCACCGTATTTTTACGTTTCGTAAATTTTATCTTATTTCGAAAATATGTACttgccgtaaaaaatattttatgtgacgTAAAATTACGAATGTAAAAACATAGTATAAAACATACATAAAATGTGATTTTTCGGGTCTTATAACCTATATTTTTGTTTTTAATACCAAGTTTTACATATTGAATCAATATGCATTTAACTATTTATATTCTAAACGTAATTTATTTAGGAAGCggtcgtaagattacctcgggtgaagaataacttattctgcaccctcgggtaacatgatcatttcataattaaattacgtttcaaattcaaatagttacattcctatttatcaattacgtaaaatttgacataaaaaataaaaatataggtcataagacaagaaaatttgcagtttatgtgtattttagactatgtttttacgtttgtaattttacataatataaaatattttttacggtgattatttattttcttacggtccctttttgcgtcggaaataagacaaaacttacgaaacgtaaaattacggtgcattgatagTAAAATAGAGGAGGATGAAGAATAATTATTCTCACCCAGGGTGATGAATAGcacgaccctatatatatatatatatatatatggtatTAAGTATAGCAAATGAGTATGTTGTTTATTTTCTATGAACACGGGAGAACACACATCGTTGCTAGTGTACTTCACAACTCTTTTTTTGTAAGAGTATTTTGTGAAGTGCACCTAAAATGGCATAGCAACAACGTTGCTCTATCTTAGGTCATTAGGTGCACTACACAAAAAGAAGGGAGTGCAATTTGAGCTACCAACCTTGAAGGAGAGAAATTAAGGGTATTTTGCATTTAGTTAAAGGATTCATTGGAAGGTGAAATATGCAGTGTCAGGTTTGCTGAGGCCGCAATACTTCTCGCTCAACAATGTTACTGGTTCTTTCACATCAAGACTATTCTCTCCATTATCACTTGAATATTTTGCCCCAAGAAATTTGGACATGTGACAATTTATGTAAGGCAATTATGGTGGATGCGATTATGCATTGTGCATGTGATAACTATGTACAACAATGCATCTATAGTTGCATTGTTAGTACATTGCTAACAATGCAACCCTAGGTTTCTTAACCTAGAAAGTGTGATCACTGTGCGGTCATAGCTTTTTGGTTGGTCGGTGATGACCTTTCAGGTTGCTTCTTGAAAATCGTCACCGATCGATCAGTCGATGAGTGATTTCGTGTCATCATTGACCCAGAATCACGGACGGGTCTAAGGCACCTCAGTGATGACTACTTTTTGGCCAGTTAGTGTTGACTGGACTTGTAGTAGTGCTTCTTCTACTATGTCAAGTTCATCTCCATGGCTAGCGGCAATAAAGTCAAGGTTACGGTCGTCCCAAACCAGATTGTATGTTCATATCACCATGTTATTGGTTCATGCTTTTTATGGTTCGTGCAAATATTGTAGATAtagatgggccggcccatgtacAAATGTTGTGCGTGCCCTGTAACTGTAACAATGTCGAACTGACACACGCATAAGAGCTGAATAGGAATTGCCCAAATTTTTGACTGACTACAGAAAAAAAATTGAGGAATAACTGGGTTCATAAGCATGATATGTTTCGCATAATGCGACGTGGTAGCCAGCTCCACCCAGTCGCACCCTACAGGAGTCGGTGATGGGCCTGGTCATTATGGAAGTTTTTTCGTCATCTGAACATTATCATGATGCCATGTTGACATAATGCAAtattttcttttttatttatattttaaGTGAATATATTAAAAAAGATTAAATTTACATTCAAAAGTTTAAAAccatgaatttgaaaaaatgtcAACATGGTATAAAATCTTTTCCACATTTCAGTAAAAATGCATGTGTGTTTAAAAAAAATAAGTATACAATGTAAAACAATGTTTTGCATAGTATTAAAAATGTACATGATATCTTAAATTTTTTTACCGCATTTAAAAAATGTTGTGACATTTAAAAAATTGAAGAAAACCAATAAAAACATAAAAAcaagaaagaaaatgaaaaccaAAGCAAACCAATTAAAAAGAATGAAAATAGTGATACTCGAGAAGGAAACAAAGAAAAACGAAAAAAACCGAGAAAAGTAACAAagaaaaaaaagcaaaaaaacccATCAAAACCAAGAAGGAACAAAGAACAACAAAAAATAAGAAAGAATGTTGAAAACCAATGAGAAAacaaagaaaaatagaaaaccaTAAAGAAACTGAGAAAACCCAAAGAAATACATAAGCAAAGAAAACCAGAACCCGATCGAACGTTTAATAGCCAGATATAGCTCCCGGGTTTATGGACTTGATTGGCCTATGTTTATTAGGCTCAGTTTAGCCCAGCCCATGAATGAAAAGAAAGGGATCTAAAGTAATTAGTCCAGCCCAAGCATCAGTACGTGAGCGCGAGCTCGCTCCCCTCTGCCGTCTCCAAACTCTCCACCACCCAAACCAAATCCTCGCCAATGGCGCCACTACTCTTCCAAACCCACACGGCCGCGCAAACCTTCGCGCCGAGCCCGCGCGGCAACCGCCGCCTCGCTCCCGCCGCGCCCCACGCCGTCGGATTCCTCCGCGCCCTCTTCCCGGCCCGCCCGCCGCCGGCCAAGGCCGAGCTCCTCCGCCTCATCGCCGACCAGGGCCGCGGCCTCGAAACCCAGTCCGACCCGTCCCGCCTCGCGGACATCGTCTCCTGCATAGACGCCCTCGCTGCCTCCGCCCCGGACGCCGACACCGTATCGGACGCCGCCAAGCTCTCCGGCACCTGGCGCCTCCTCTGGACGACCGAGCAGGAGCAGCTCTTCATCGTGCGGAACGCCCCCACCTTCCGCACCGCCGCCGGCGACGTGCTCCAGGTCATCGACGTTCCAGGTGGGAGCCTCAACAACGTCATCACCTTCCCGCCCTCTGGCGCGTTCGTCGTGAACGGGAGCATCGAGATCCAACCACCCCAGCGAGTAAATTTTCGGTAGGACCTGATAACCTTTTTCTGTTGTTTAACAACTGCATTCCTGTTATGTCAAGGCGATATCGATGTTTATCATTTGCAGGTTTACACGTGCTATGCTGAAGGGGGGCAATTGGGAGGTTCCCTTCCCGCCATTTGGGAAAGGATGGTGAGTGCACAAgagtttgtttgtttgtttgtttgacATTAGCTTTACAAAACCATGTAATAAGAACAAGatgtaagcacagagacttggcGATTCAGTTTAATCACTCTCCTAAGATCAGAAGACTTAAATTCTGTTTCACTGAGAGAAATTGTGAGAAAATTTGTATGAGTAAGAATCAGATGAATCGATTGGAATTTCATAGAGATTCTAAGCCTCTGTGCCTAATGAATAACTTCCAAGTCTAACATTGTTTATCTCATCCTCACACCAACCTCTTGCAAACCTCCTTGCCAAGCCTCTTGAAATCTTTGGCAATAAAAGATCCGCCGTGGTTGATCCGTAAAAGTCGGATTGTTTCTTTTCTTCTTGGAAGATGGGGTGACACAGTTTCTGACTTCCAGATTCAGTTAGGTCCTTACATAGAAATAAGAGGAGATTGAGCAAATGATCAGGGATTTAGGAGCCTTTCTCACCACCAGATTTGTAAATGGTGTCTTCAATTCTTCTCATTATTATTTTTCTGGAAGAACAGGAGGGGAAGAATCTAGGCATGGAAGGCAGAATGCTTTATCGGGAAAATGATTAGCGGTCTCACATGGTAttgtcatgttgctagacaaatCAACTAACTTGAGAAATGGAGATTGGCTAGACATTACTGGATTTGGTTGGCCCGAATCCAAGTTTGCTATGCCTATATTTATATATCCATGCAATTTTGCAAATACAACTCAATTTATTCATCTAAATGACACGGGTATCTGAGTAAGATATGGGAGGATTCAAGGTGATAATTTTCAGACTAGAAGCTAGATGTGTAAGATCAACCGTTTTCATGCCCTTCTTTCCTTGTCTATATATTGTTAGGAGATAGGACATGGGAGAAAAGCTTAATCAACCTTAACTTGGTTCTCTTCAGACAGTGAGCTTGAAAATAACAAATTTAATGTGGCCCTTTGGGTCCTTTTATTTATTTGAGCACCAGGTATTCTCAATACACATGGTAAATTACTAATGAAGACCAAAAGGCTAAATACTTATGTAATGTTAAACTGGCATTGATCCTTCCCTCTGCATATTACTGTTAACGATGTCAAACAGAATATTTCGCTTTCCTGCAATGATATTTCCATTATCTTCATTTTCAGGTTTGATACTGTCTATTTGGACGATGAGATCCGTGTAGCGAAGGACATAAGGGGGGACTATTTAGTTGTCGAGCGTGCTCCATATTCTTGGAATGGATAGTTGCTAAATTTTTGGTGGGTGCTTATCCACTCACACTTCATATTATGTGCGTAGAGACAAAAGATTTGCAGGACCTCATAATTTCCGAGCAAGTCTTTACCATTTACTAGG contains:
- the LOC125539418 gene encoding probable plastid-lipid-associated protein 11, chloroplastic, yielding MAPLLFQTHTAAQTFAPSPRGNRRLAPAAPHAVGFLRALFPARPPPAKAELLRLIADQGRGLETQSDPSRLADIVSCIDALAASAPDADTVSDAAKLSGTWRLLWTTEQEQLFIVRNAPTFRTAAGDVLQVIDVPGGSLNNVITFPPSGAFVVNGSIEIQPPQRVNFRFTRAMLKGGNWEVPFPPFGKGWFDTVYLDDEIRVAKDIRGDYLVVERAPYSWNG